One segment of Haemophilus influenzae DNA contains the following:
- a CDS encoding paraquat-inducible protein A: MPKTKLTSPSFQILKCTECNACINVPVILQSNEQAECPRCHHLLASGTRWSLHRCAMIALSILILMPFSLNYPLLSLHLLGIKIDASIWDGIWKMAVGGYEYTAFMIFICAVVMPITFALLVIMLWLAKIFQIKPRSVLLFLGYIKAWVMFDVYLVALGVTIFKVREYATLEINIYLIPFIFTALLTTLLFIKLNLSALWQEFYPECTPVYTKQAVELCPACHYTFTQKSIQYDNQQKIYCPRCQSPLNTSDKLKLQATWATLIAGIIMLFPANLLPISGIYLTGALSEDTLISGVISFVKSGSYFVAFVVFFASIFVPISKIFIMLYLLACVHFKWQHSIKWQMRLLHLVHFVGRWSMLDLFVLALMMSLVTRGEIINFTVGPGAFYFGAAVFCTMLSTSQFDSKLIWKIYDREK; this comes from the coding sequence GTGCCTAAAACAAAGCTAACTTCGCCTTCATTTCAAATTTTAAAATGCACAGAATGTAATGCTTGCATTAACGTGCCTGTTATTCTTCAATCGAATGAACAAGCCGAATGTCCACGTTGTCATCATCTGTTAGCAAGTGGTACGAGGTGGTCATTACATCGTTGTGCAATGATTGCATTATCTATTTTGATATTAATGCCCTTTTCCTTGAACTACCCCTTATTAAGTTTACATTTATTAGGCATTAAAATTGACGCCTCTATTTGGGATGGCATTTGGAAAATGGCAGTGGGTGGTTATGAATACACCGCGTTTATGATCTTTATTTGTGCAGTAGTAATGCCGATTACTTTTGCACTTTTAGTTATTATGCTTTGGCTGGCTAAGATTTTTCAGATAAAACCACGTAGTGTTTTACTATTTCTTGGTTACATTAAAGCTTGGGTAATGTTTGATGTTTATTTAGTGGCACTTGGGGTAACCATATTTAAAGTACGCGAATATGCAACATTAGAAATTAATATTTATTTAATTCCTTTTATTTTTACCGCACTTTTAACCACGCTGCTTTTTATCAAACTTAATCTTTCCGCCTTATGGCAGGAATTTTATCCTGAATGTACTCCAGTTTATACAAAACAAGCTGTTGAATTATGTCCTGCTTGCCATTACACATTTACGCAAAAATCTATCCAATACGATAATCAACAAAAAATTTATTGTCCCCGCTGCCAATCGCCTCTTAATACATCGGATAAGCTAAAATTACAAGCAACTTGGGCAACCTTAATTGCAGGGATTATTATGCTTTTTCCTGCAAATTTATTACCTATATCTGGCATTTATTTAACAGGTGCATTATCTGAAGATACGTTAATTTCTGGGGTTATTTCATTTGTTAAATCAGGTAGTTATTTTGTTGCTTTTGTTGTGTTTTTTGCCAGTATTTTCGTGCCTATCAGCAAAATTTTTATTATGCTTTACTTACTTGCTTGCGTGCATTTTAAATGGCAACATTCTATTAAATGGCAAATGCGTTTATTACATCTAGTACATTTTGTTGGACGCTGGTCTATGCTCGATTTATTTGTATTAGCCTTAATGATGTCGCTTGTCACACGCGGAGAAATCATTAATTTTACCGTAGGGCCAGGCGCATTTTATTTTGGCGCAGCCGTATTTTGCACTATGCTTTCCACCTCTCAATTTGATAGCAAATTAATTTGGAAAATTTATGACAGAGAAAAATAA
- the proQ gene encoding RNA chaperone ProQ: MTDTQLSSQVTDVQTEVQKLTNAKAIIAYLAEKFPLCFVLEGEAKPLKIGLFQDLAEALQDDERVSKTQLRQALRQYTSNWRYLYGCREGAVRVDLQGNPAGVLDAEHVAHAAQQLAEAKARFAEKRKAEAAAKKAQQKQRPRKPANKNFKKESKVSLSAVDFSQISVGSVVKVKAGDNAKKATVVEVLKDSARVELENGLIMNVAADRLFA, translated from the coding sequence ATGACTGACACACAATTATCATCTCAAGTTACAGATGTGCAAACGGAAGTGCAAAAATTAACCAATGCAAAAGCTATCATTGCTTATTTAGCAGAAAAATTTCCTCTTTGCTTTGTTTTAGAGGGCGAAGCAAAACCATTAAAAATAGGTTTATTTCAAGATTTAGCTGAAGCATTACAAGATGATGAACGCGTAAGTAAAACCCAATTGCGTCAGGCTCTTCGCCAATACACATCAAATTGGCGTTATTTATATGGCTGTCGTGAAGGTGCAGTGCGTGTTGATTTACAGGGTAATCCTGCAGGTGTATTAGATGCAGAACACGTTGCTCACGCTGCACAGCAACTTGCTGAAGCGAAAGCACGCTTTGCGGAAAAACGTAAAGCAGAAGCCGCAGCTAAAAAAGCACAACAAAAACAGCGTCCACGTAAACCAGCGAATAAAAACTTTAAAAAAGAGAGTAAAGTATCACTAAGTGCGGTTGATTTTTCACAAATTTCTGTTGGTTCTGTTGTGAAAGTTAAAGCTGGAGATAATGCTAAAAAAGCAACAGTGGTAGAAGTATTAAAAGATTCAGCACGTGTTGAACTTGAAAACGGTTTGATTATGAACGTTGCTGCAGATCGTTTATTTGCTTAA
- the prc gene encoding carboxy terminal-processing peptidase, with the protein MKFKMSKNVICYAWLSVCLSSAIPAFAVQPKLKPSDISIPAISEENQLATKRATTRLTQSHYRKIKLDDDFSEKIFDRYIKNLDFSHNTFLQSDIDELRQKYGNKLDDQLNQGDLSAAFEIYDVMIKRRYERYTYALSLLDKEPDLNGQDQIEIDREKAAAPQTEADANKLWDARVKNDIINLKLKDKKWSEIKAKLTKRYNLAIRRLTQIKADDIVQIYLNAFAREIDPHTSYLSPRTAKSFNESVNLSLEGIGATLQSEDDETSIKSLVPGAPAERSKKLHPGDKIIGVGQATGDIEDVVGWRLEDLVEKIKGKKGTKVRLEIEPAKGGKSRIITLVRDKVRIEDQAAKLTFEKVSGKNIAVIKIPSFYIGLTEDVKKLLVKLENQKAEALIVDLRENGGGALTEAVALSGLFIADGPIVQVRDAYQRIRVHEDDDATQQYKGLLFVMIDRYSASASEIFAAAMQDYRRGIIIGQNTFGKGTVQQSRSLNFIYDLDQSPLGVLQYTIQKFYRVNGGSTQLKGVAADINFPEIIDAKEYGEDKEDNALAWDKIPSASYMEVGNIDDINNAVNILNEKHLARIAKDPEFVALNEELKVRNERRDRKFLSLNYKMRKAENDKDDARRLKDLNERFKREGKKALKDIDDLPKDYEAPDFFLKEAEKMAADFVIFNSDQKINQANSLSEEKTESKK; encoded by the coding sequence ATGAAATTTAAAATGTCAAAAAATGTGATTTGTTATGCGTGGTTATCGGTATGTTTGAGCAGTGCAATTCCTGCATTTGCTGTACAACCTAAGTTAAAGCCAAGTGACATTAGTATTCCAGCGATAAGTGAAGAAAACCAGCTGGCAACTAAGCGTGCAACGACGAGATTAACTCAATCCCATTATCGTAAGATTAAATTAGATGATGATTTTTCCGAGAAAATTTTTGATCGTTATATTAAAAATTTAGATTTTAGCCACAATACTTTTTTGCAGTCTGATATAGACGAACTTCGTCAAAAATATGGTAATAAGTTAGATGATCAGTTAAATCAAGGCGATCTTTCTGCTGCGTTTGAGATTTATGATGTAATGATCAAACGTCGTTATGAACGTTATACTTATGCGTTATCTTTATTAGATAAAGAGCCTGATTTAAATGGTCAAGATCAAATTGAAATTGATCGTGAAAAAGCGGCTGCTCCACAAACTGAAGCTGATGCGAATAAACTTTGGGATGCTCGCGTAAAAAATGACATTATTAATCTTAAATTAAAAGATAAAAAATGGTCAGAAATCAAAGCAAAACTTACAAAACGCTATAATTTAGCCATTCGTCGTTTAACGCAAATAAAAGCAGACGATATTGTTCAAATTTATTTGAATGCTTTTGCGCGTGAAATTGATCCTCACACCAGTTATCTTTCCCCAAGAACAGCGAAAAGTTTTAATGAAAGTGTGAATCTTTCCTTGGAAGGCATTGGGGCTACTTTACAATCAGAAGATGATGAAACTAGCATAAAATCTCTTGTACCTGGTGCGCCAGCGGAACGTAGTAAAAAGCTGCATCCTGGGGATAAAATCATTGGCGTTGGGCAAGCAACAGGCGATATTGAAGATGTTGTTGGTTGGCGTTTAGAAGATTTGGTAGAAAAAATTAAAGGGAAAAAAGGCACTAAAGTTCGCTTGGAAATTGAGCCTGCTAAAGGGGGAAAATCACGTATTATTACTTTGGTGCGTGATAAAGTCCGTATTGAAGATCAAGCGGCTAAACTAACTTTTGAAAAAGTGTCAGGAAAAAACATTGCGGTAATAAAAATTCCAAGTTTTTATATTGGATTAACCGAAGATGTCAAAAAACTACTGGTTAAATTAGAAAATCAAAAAGCTGAGGCTCTAATTGTTGATTTACGTGAAAATGGCGGTGGTGCATTAACGGAAGCCGTAGCGTTAAGTGGTTTATTTATTGCTGATGGCCCTATTGTGCAGGTTCGCGATGCTTATCAGCGTATTCGTGTTCACGAAGATGATGATGCTACGCAACAATATAAGGGGTTATTATTTGTGATGATTGATCGTTACAGTGCTTCCGCATCAGAAATTTTTGCTGCAGCAATGCAAGATTATCGTCGAGGTATTATCATCGGGCAAAATACTTTTGGTAAAGGTACGGTGCAACAGAGTCGATCGTTAAATTTTATCTATGATTTAGATCAGAGTCCGTTGGGTGTTTTGCAATATACTATTCAAAAATTTTATCGAGTTAATGGTGGTTCAACCCAATTAAAAGGTGTTGCAGCCGATATTAATTTCCCCGAAATTATAGATGCGAAAGAATATGGGGAAGATAAAGAAGATAATGCGCTTGCTTGGGATAAAATCCCATCAGCGAGTTATATGGAAGTAGGAAATATCGATGATATTAATAATGCAGTAAATATTCTAAATGAAAAACATCTTGCTCGTATTGCTAAAGATCCTGAATTTGTTGCATTGAATGAAGAATTGAAAGTGAGAAATGAACGCCGAGATCGAAAATTTCTATCATTGAATTATAAAATGCGTAAAGCAGAGAATGATAAAGATGATGCAAGACGTTTAAAAGATTTGAACGAACGTTTTAAACGTGAGGGTAAGAAAGCGTTGAAAGATATTGATGATTTGCCGAAAGATTACGAAGCACCAGATTTCTTCTTAAAAGAAGCTGAAAAAATGGCAGCTGATTTTGTTATCTTTAATTCAGATCAGAAAATTAATCAAGCAAATAGCTTATCTGAAGAAAAAACGGAAAGTAAAAAATAA